Proteins from a genomic interval of Granulicella sp. L56:
- a CDS encoding cbb3-type cytochrome c oxidase subunit I, which yields MSSSKNSAPRHYLFSTDHRVIGVQYLVLALVSVTIGTLLSLLMRIHLVWPDRIVPFHGPILPEDYLALVTIHGTIMLFFVLTTAPQSGFGNLILPSQIGARRMAFPVANAVSFWLTAAALVILLSSTFVPGGSAISGWTAYPPFSAIASAGPGQGAGMDLWLASIAVFAVAGTISAINTLVTIIKLRCEGMTWDRIPLTVWGWFTAALLSIIAFSVLLAALLLLFCDRHAGTSFFVPTGDLINGVIHAASHPGNGSPLLWLHLFWFFGHPEVYIAILPGLGLTSMLLANFSRRRVFAYRMMIVTTLLIGFLGILLWGHHMFVAGLNPYAASAFAVSTMAIAIPASAKVLSWLVTVWRSRPHYTTAMLFSLGFVSLFITGGLTGPVLAQPILDEYLHNTFFVVAHFHLIMAMAGIFGLFAATYYWFPLMTGRLMSESLGRLHFWTTILGAYATFLPMHLTGLMGEPRHYAQLIGVPNAAGHLLAGTLPLNRFITWSAIFLATAQLLFFANLIHSLRYGKPAPPNPWQATTLEWHPALHPNAPAEASEERIVVYRQPCEYLATAGEELILPQWSTEAIPNIKPE from the coding sequence ATGAGTTCATCGAAAAATTCAGCGCCGCGCCACTACCTCTTCAGCACCGATCACCGCGTCATCGGCGTCCAGTATCTTGTGCTCGCGCTGGTCTCCGTCACCATCGGCACGCTGCTCTCGCTGCTGATGCGCATCCATCTGGTATGGCCGGATCGCATCGTTCCCTTCCACGGCCCCATCCTGCCCGAAGACTATCTCGCACTGGTCACGATTCACGGCACCATCATGCTCTTCTTCGTGCTCACCACCGCACCGCAGTCGGGCTTTGGAAACCTCATCCTTCCGTCACAAATCGGCGCTCGCCGCATGGCGTTTCCGGTGGCTAACGCTGTAAGTTTCTGGCTGACCGCCGCCGCGCTTGTCATCCTGCTCAGTTCCACCTTCGTTCCCGGTGGCAGCGCCATCTCCGGCTGGACGGCCTATCCCCCATTCAGCGCCATCGCCAGCGCAGGACCGGGCCAGGGCGCAGGCATGGATCTGTGGCTGGCGAGCATCGCCGTCTTTGCCGTCGCCGGAACCATAAGCGCCATCAACACCCTCGTCACCATCATCAAGCTGCGCTGCGAAGGCATGACGTGGGACCGCATCCCACTCACCGTCTGGGGCTGGTTCACCGCCGCCCTGCTCAGCATCATCGCCTTCTCTGTACTACTGGCGGCACTGCTGCTGCTGTTTTGCGACCGCCACGCCGGAACCAGCTTCTTCGTGCCCACTGGCGATCTCATCAATGGAGTCATCCACGCCGCCAGCCATCCCGGCAACGGTTCTCCATTGCTGTGGCTGCATCTCTTCTGGTTCTTCGGACATCCCGAGGTCTACATCGCCATCCTGCCCGGCCTTGGCCTGACGTCAATGTTGCTGGCCAACTTCAGTCGCCGCCGCGTCTTCGCCTATCGCATGATGATCGTCACCACGCTGCTCATCGGCTTTCTCGGCATCCTGCTCTGGGGACACCACATGTTTGTCGCCGGACTGAACCCCTATGCCGCCTCCGCCTTCGCCGTCTCCACCATGGCCATCGCCATTCCTGCCTCTGCCAAAGTCCTAAGCTGGCTGGTCACCGTCTGGCGCAGCCGCCCGCACTACACCACGGCGATGCTCTTCTCCCTCGGCTTTGTCTCGCTCTTCATCACCGGCGGCCTTACCGGCCCCGTCCTCGCCCAACCTATCCTCGACGAGTACCTGCACAACACCTTCTTCGTCGTCGCCCACTTTCACCTCATCATGGCTATGGCAGGAATCTTCGGCCTCTTCGCCGCCACCTACTACTGGTTCCCCCTGATGACTGGCCGCCTCATGTCCGAATCCCTCGGCCGCCTCCACTTCTGGACAACCATCCTCGGAGCCTACGCCACCTTCCTTCCCATGCACCTCACTGGGCTGATGGGCGAGCCACGCCACTACGCCCAGCTCATCGGCGTGCCCAACGCCGCCGGACACCTCCTCGCCGGAACCCTGCCGCTCAACCGCTTCATCACCTGGTCGGCGATCTTCCTGGCCACGGCCCAGCTCCTCTTCTTTGCCAACCTGATTCACAGCCTCCGCTACGGCAAGCCTGCTCCGCCAAATCCCTGGCAGGCGACCACGCTCGAATGGCACCCTGCCCTGCATCCCAACGCCCCCGCCGAAGCGTCTGAAGAACGGATCGTCGTCTATCGGCAACCCTGCGAATATCTGGCTACCGCTGGTGAAGAATTAATCCTTCCGCAATGGAGCACCGAAGCCATCCCGAACATCAAACCGGAGTAA
- a CDS encoding cytochrome c oxidase subunit 3 — translation MPTTITPTKTEPKPRRQLEDHDHGSGRRPPTDKRTGGGGDNDNWNDRPNGRRGPRERLVRYRMGIFFALASDLMFFVAIVSTFFVSQSTGHFDAYNNYVNEWSPTLIPPILWLNTAVLILSSITMETARRRMFHEVDVMDEWLGLGKPITRAAIPWVAATVVLGIVFLIGQWIAWTQLATQHVFFLSNPSSHFFYLITGVHGIHLILGIFGLAAALVGLYVSRSLETRQIMVDCAAWYWHSMGIFWLFLFTLLVFFQ, via the coding sequence ATGCCAACAACCATCACGCCGACTAAAACCGAACCCAAGCCGAGGCGTCAGCTAGAAGACCACGACCACGGTTCCGGTCGCAGGCCACCAACCGACAAACGCACCGGCGGCGGTGGCGATAACGACAACTGGAACGACCGTCCCAACGGCCGCCGCGGCCCGCGCGAGCGCCTCGTGCGCTACCGCATGGGCATCTTCTTCGCCCTCGCCAGCGACCTGATGTTCTTCGTCGCCATCGTCAGCACTTTCTTCGTCAGCCAGTCCACCGGCCACTTCGACGCCTACAACAACTACGTCAACGAGTGGTCGCCGACGCTCATTCCGCCCATCCTCTGGCTCAACACCGCCGTCCTTATCCTTAGCTCCATCACCATGGAGACCGCCCGCCGTCGCATGTTCCACGAGGTCGACGTCATGGACGAGTGGCTCGGCCTGGGCAAGCCCATCACTCGCGCCGCCATTCCCTGGGTCGCCGCCACCGTCGTTCTGGGCATCGTCTTTCTCATCGGCCAGTGGATCGCCTGGACCCAACTTGCGACCCAGCACGTCTTCTTCCTCTCCAACCCCAGCAGCCACTTCTTTTACCTGATTACCGGCGTCCACGGAATCCACCTCATCCTCGGGATCTTCGGCCTTGCCGCCGCACTGGTCGGACTCTACGTCTCGCGCTCGCTCGAAACCCGCCAGATCATGGTCGATTGCGCTGCCTGGTACTGGCACTCGATGGGAATCTTCTGGCTCTTCCTCTTCACCCTGCTGGTCTTCTTCCAATGA
- a CDS encoding copper resistance protein CopC, producing MKRTALGALLLFALLSTVPAFAQGCTQCRDNTAATPPATQRAYRHAIILMAGAGCGLFIATLVLLKRQN from the coding sequence ATGAAGCGCACAGCCCTCGGTGCGCTTCTGCTCTTCGCGTTGCTAAGCACCGTTCCAGCCTTCGCGCAGGGCTGCACGCAATGCCGCGACAACACCGCCGCCACACCGCCAGCCACCCAGCGCGCCTACCGCCACGCCATCATCCTTATGGCAGGCGCAGGTTGCGGACTCTTCATCGCCACGCTCGTTCTCCTCAAGCGGCAAAACTAA
- a CDS encoding NADPH-dependent FMN reductase has protein sequence MVVAVLLGSVRSERMGIRVAKWAIAELEKRGHEAVLVDAAELKLPLLDKMWKEIKKDPPAKYAKLHEKLAPLAKLYARTDGFCIIGAEYNHSISPGLSNLIDYFLEEYFFRPSAIVCYSATAFGGVRAAMQLRAMLAETGMPSIPSIQPIPKVGDALSKDGVALTQELAERSGKFFDEFEWYMRAMKAERAKGLPY, from the coding sequence ATGGTGGTTGCCGTTTTGCTGGGGTCGGTGCGTTCGGAGCGGATGGGCATTCGCGTGGCGAAGTGGGCGATCGCCGAACTGGAAAAGCGTGGGCATGAGGCGGTGCTGGTGGATGCCGCGGAGCTGAAACTGCCGCTGCTGGACAAGATGTGGAAGGAGATCAAGAAAGATCCTCCTGCAAAGTATGCGAAGCTGCACGAAAAGCTCGCCCCACTGGCGAAGCTGTACGCGCGGACGGATGGGTTTTGCATTATCGGCGCGGAGTATAACCACAGTATTTCGCCGGGGTTGTCGAACCTGATCGACTACTTTCTGGAGGAGTATTTCTTTCGGCCTTCGGCGATTGTCTGCTATTCGGCGACTGCCTTTGGCGGGGTGAGGGCGGCGATGCAATTACGCGCGATGCTGGCAGAGACGGGAATGCCCTCGATTCCGTCGATACAGCCCATTCCCAAGGTTGGCGATGCTTTGAGCAAGGACGGAGTCGCATTGACGCAGGAACTCGCGGAGAGGAGTGGGAAGTTTTTCGATGAGTTCGAGTGGTACATGCGAGCGATGAAGGCGGAACGAGCGAAGGGTTTGCCTTATTGA
- a CDS encoding CCA tRNA nucleotidyltransferase, with the protein MADYIYLLENRLSQAQQASLRTVREAARNKGLTVFLVGGAVRDLTSGSPVRDLDVVVQGNALKLKKDIEKAGGKISGEHEEGHTFYARFSDGVRIEIGSTLSVTYPKPGKPVYKSATILEDLRRRDFTANAMAISLNDGSYGLLMDPLNGVADIENREFRLVSNYGFIEEPVRMIRAVRLGARLGWHMDEKTQERYETGKKEGYVSALDAFHRGYETEEIFHEEDPLRVLKRLEAEGWMKHLAPALSAAKANVPELERLRATHTQLQLQGIHPEGSVANFSLLTAKMAPKEVSALKKTFPRQGFVGEIEALESEAKEFAALFSGKGAALPSQAWKLLYSSKPEAILWTAHTAKAATVQAKFKSFYTEWPQAKQKLPHTLMQEMRIVPGVPRYEELLDKLFFELMDEKLGTVEELKAYLEPYSPPAPPPPVHLRRARVAKKEAKPAKSRKKAVVAEEGAEGAVNVETPVAAAAKPVKAAAAKAAAPVKAVPAKVAAKVVAKKVAAPAKKTAAPAKKAAPVKVAVKKAVAKAPVKKAVAKKAAAPVKKTVAKKPAPKAAPKAAPKKAPAKAVVKKAPVKAVAKTASKGKPVKAAAKKAVPAKKKR; encoded by the coding sequence TAGTGGTTCAGGGAAATGCTCTCAAGCTAAAGAAAGATATAGAGAAAGCTGGCGGAAAAATCTCCGGCGAGCATGAGGAAGGGCACACCTTCTACGCGCGATTTTCCGATGGCGTAAGGATAGAGATCGGCAGCACGCTTTCGGTCACCTATCCGAAGCCGGGCAAGCCGGTGTACAAATCGGCGACGATTCTCGAGGACCTACGGAGGCGCGACTTTACCGCCAACGCGATGGCGATCTCTCTGAATGACGGCTCATACGGTCTTCTGATGGACCCGCTGAACGGCGTGGCTGACATCGAAAACCGTGAGTTTCGGTTGGTGAGCAACTACGGATTTATTGAAGAGCCGGTACGGATGATCCGCGCGGTCCGTCTGGGAGCCCGGCTGGGCTGGCACATGGACGAGAAGACCCAGGAACGCTACGAGACCGGCAAGAAGGAAGGCTACGTCTCGGCGCTCGACGCCTTTCATCGCGGCTACGAGACGGAGGAGATCTTCCACGAGGAAGACCCGCTGCGCGTGCTGAAGCGGCTGGAGGCTGAGGGATGGATGAAGCATCTCGCCCCGGCGTTGAGCGCGGCGAAGGCGAATGTGCCGGAGCTGGAGCGGCTGCGGGCGACGCACACGCAGTTGCAGTTGCAGGGCATTCATCCTGAGGGCTCGGTGGCCAACTTCTCGCTGCTGACGGCGAAGATGGCTCCCAAGGAAGTATCGGCGCTGAAGAAGACCTTCCCTCGGCAGGGATTTGTTGGCGAGATTGAGGCGCTGGAGAGCGAGGCCAAGGAGTTTGCCGCGCTGTTTTCGGGCAAGGGAGCGGCGCTGCCTTCGCAGGCATGGAAGCTGCTCTACTCGTCCAAACCCGAGGCGATCCTGTGGACGGCGCATACTGCCAAGGCTGCTACGGTGCAGGCGAAGTTCAAGAGCTTCTATACCGAATGGCCGCAAGCGAAGCAGAAGCTGCCCCATACGCTGATGCAGGAGATGAGGATCGTTCCGGGAGTTCCTCGATACGAGGAGCTGCTGGACAAGCTGTTCTTTGAGCTGATGGATGAGAAGCTGGGCACGGTGGAAGAGCTGAAGGCCTATCTTGAGCCTTATTCGCCCCCTGCGCCACCGCCGCCAGTACATCTACGCCGGGCGCGAGTGGCGAAGAAAGAGGCCAAGCCCGCTAAGAGCCGGAAGAAGGCTGTTGTCGCCGAGGAAGGCGCGGAGGGTGCGGTAAACGTGGAGACTCCGGTGGCGGCTGCGGCCAAGCCGGTGAAGGCCGCTGCTGCGAAGGCTGCCGCTCCGGTCAAGGCTGTTCCCGCTAAGGTGGCTGCGAAGGTAGTGGCTAAGAAAGTTGCTGCGCCAGCGAAGAAGACAGCGGCCCCGGCAAAGAAGGCTGCTCCGGTGAAGGTAGCGGTGAAGAAGGCTGTTGCGAAGGCTCCTGTAAAGAAAGCAGTGGCGAAGAAAGCTGCTGCTCCGGTGAAGAAGACTGTTGCTAAAAAGCCAGCGCCAAAGGCAGCGCCGAAGGCAGCGCCGAAGAAGGCTCCTGCTAAGGCTGTGGTGAAGAAGGCTCCGGTAAAGGCAGTTGCAAAGACAGCCTCTAAAGGAAAACCGGTCAAGGCGGCTGCGAAGAAAGCTGTTCCAGCTAAAAAGAAGCGCTAG